DNA from Equus asinus isolate D_3611 breed Donkey chromosome 22, EquAss-T2T_v2, whole genome shotgun sequence:
CTTTTGCAGCCTTTTCCCTGTCACTACCCCCCAAATAGTGTGCTAATTCAATAAAGAATCTTTTATGAGAACTCCCATGTTACTCCTTCCTCGCTTTTACTAGTCACTTTGGAAATGTGGTGTTCTTGGATCAGCAGATTATATGAAAAAGTAACAGCCAAATAATATTGATAATGGTGGGACCTCCCATCAAGCTTTAAAATCTTCTAATCAATTCTTGATGTGACTTTTATCTGAAGCTTATTATCTCTGTCATTATCTCTTATTCCTGTTTTGGTTAGAAAAGGGATGACTCTGGTATAAGTGGCAGTTCTTTCTATCCCTCATAGTTTATGAGGTGCCCCCATTCTTTAGCTAGAGAAACTTCTGGTAGGAAGGACTTAGCTAAGAGCAGTCTTAATCCTGGTTCCAGGACCTATATATAAGAAAGAGATCATTAAACCTTTTCCTGTAGCTGAATGGCCTGGGCCATAAGTGGTCTTAGGCTGAGAGTGGAGATATTTTGAAGGGCGGTGGGATGTTCCCATTCATCCTCCCACTTACAACTTCTTCTCCTTCATTCTCTCATCCATAGCGGCCTTCCTCACCCAGTCTGTTTGTCTAGATGACACAACAGTCAAGTTTGAGATCTGGGACACAGCTGGGCAGGAGCGATACCATAGCTTGGCCCCTATGTACTACAGAGGTGCCCAAGCTGCAATTGTGGTTTATGACATTACTAATCAGGTAAGTGAGCTGAGAAGATTATCCTTGCTTTTATTTATAGGAATTAAATTaggtgggaaagagaaaaccagTTCTTGAAATAGCAAAATAAGAGTACAAATTATGCTTCCAAGTGCTGAGAAGACAGAGGTAATGAATGATCAGAGACAGGTGGTTTCAGTGAGGGACGGCCACCTAGAAGAGGTGAGTTTTGAGGCTAGGTTTTGAAGGTAATGGGCCTAGATTGGCAATCATTCCAACCCACCCATTCTCTTCCTCATGTTTTCCTAGGAAACCTTCGCTCGAGCAAAGACATGGGTAAAGGAACTACAGCGACAGGCCAGTCCTAGCATCGTTATTGCCCTGGCAGGGAACAAAGCTGACCTGGCCAACAAGCGCATGGTGGAGTATGAAGTAAGATGGCCTACAGAGTCCCTCTCTAACACACTCTCTCTGTGTTTGGGACCTCTTTTTTCCAAACCTGTCCTCTCTGAAAACCTCATCTGAGGACTTTCATCATCTCATTCCCCAGTTCTGCACCAAGTTAAATACAGCAACACTGTGACCCTAATGACAGCCAGGAGATTTTAGAGGAGTCAGAAGAAAATTCCAGAGCAGAGGGGTAGGGGAGTACCAGCTGTGGGGGTACCAGTGTGAaacaggaaggagggagcaaTTGAATTTGAGGTAAGGGACTCTTCAAGTGTCAGAACCCAAAATCCCCAACCAACTTACCTTCTCCCCCATAATTAAGATTCTTCACATCTGTTTGTTGGATTAAGTGGTCTAAACCATGAGTTATCCTTGAGGGAGTCGTCATCAAAATATGAGTCCAGGGCCACCTGGCTCAGAGGGACAATTAAGGGGACGGAACCTAGCATATTGCCAGGTGGTGCTACAAGGGAGTGGAAAGGCAATACTTGTTCCTACCCTACATTCTAAGTGCCAGTATACCCCACACCTTGCAGGAGGCCCAGGCGTATGCAGATGACAACAGTTTATTGTTTATGGAGACTTCAGCTAAGACAGCTATGAACGTGAACGACCTCTTCCTGGCAATAGGTAAGGTCACAGCAGCCTTGAGTCTTCATTGTCTTCCCTTGCCTCTAGGCAAGATCACTAACCCAAGTCATAAGGATGGATGGGAGTGTCTCTTCTCGTGAAAACTTTAGGTATGGAAGTACCTTAACTTTCCATTGTGACCTCCATCCTTTGTTTACAGCTTGAACCTCCCTGACTTCAATGTAGTTTACAAACAGTGAACCCTCCCCTCTTCAGAACATTCTTTTAATTTCTcacatttctcctttcctccctaaTTCTCCCCCACCCAATAGTCTTTTGGGGGGATGAGTAAAATCTACCatactttgttcctttctctttttatctttagctAAGAAGTTGCCAAAGAGTGAACCCCAGAATCCAGGGGGTGCAGCAGGCCGAAGCCGGGGTGTGGATCTCCATGAGCAGTCCCAGCAGAACAAGAGCCAGTGTTGTAGCAACTGAGGGGGTGGCTAGCAGCAACCAAGTATGGAGCTAGCACGAGAGCTAAGAAATaacctccatccccacccctcagCACACAGCCCCTACGGTAACAGCACACTGAGCCCTGGCTCCCAAGGGCTGCCTCCTGACAGCTCCGTCATGGCACTTTTTAACGCTTCAGCAACCAACACCAGGCAGCTGTTGCCACTGGCCTCCTACCCCTACTCTGGGGTTTGGGGGTCAGATCCCCCAGGACTTACCTTCCAAAACAAACTTTCTTCACTTTGTATTATAGGTGCAAAACAGTGACCTACttatctttcctcctcctccccattttttcagaaaacatttttgtctcctgccccttccccttcTGCTTTTGGTCAATCCCTGTTCTTGatccccttttcctcctctccccaggatGGAGAAGGTGGTGAAGCCAGGAACTGAGGAAGGAGGTCTCCAGTTCAGTCACATTAAGGGCCCTGGGGGAGAGTAAGGCTCAGAGCAAGAGGGAGTAAGGAAacatttcccttttgtttttatttggttgGTGTTTCCCATATTTGAAAACACTGCAGTATCCATGAGTTGGCCTTGTGGAGGATGTTTCTAGGTAGAGGTGAGAATGGGAAGGCAAGCTCTTGGACACCAGCTGGGAGTTGTGTTGTTAGCTAACTGGGCGGAGGTGGAGATGCAGTGTCATCTGTGACTCCAGAACTCTTCCAAGACCTAGTTTCCCCTCACCCAGCCTCTTAGGTAGCTTCTCCCCCATAGTGGGGGAGACTCTGGACCCCAGAGTCCTCCAAAGAATCTTCACTGGTTGCCTGCATCTTTGGCTCTGCTGTGATCTAATCGGAGGAGGAACCAGTTTCTGTCATCCATCCTCTGATTTAtacatatgcattttttttctctctggccttTAGATGGTCTCAGCCCCAGCCACTATATTCCCTGCAGTTTGCACTTTAATTGATGGTAGTTTGGTTGGGATACTTGTTTTATGGGGGTTTTGATTGATTTACCTGCCCTCTCACCTTTTTAAATGGAATCCGAGGTATACATAAGGTTTGGGAGGGGCTGTAGAGAACAGGACCAGTGGCAGCTACTCAAGCCCAATCTCCACTGCTAGCTTCCTCCAACTCTGATTCTTAACCTATATTCTTGCCAACCTAGCTCTTGGGTGTAGGTTTGCCTTTCCTGGGGAATTAACCAAGCAACTGGAGAGTGGTCTCAGGATAGCACAGGCCAAGGTAGGGGAACAAAGAGGAGTCAGACCAGAGGGAGGAGTTTTCTGTCCTTTCCCAGGTTCACATTTAGTTTGATCCACCCATTACCATGTCTTTTCTACTTCCCTGTAAATAGGTATGATCTTTATTCCCACTGTACAGTCTGTTCTGTCCCCCACCTCCCATCAtgctctatttcttttctcctgtgttagTATCGTCAGTTTAGTCCGTCTATGCTTATCCCCATACCCATCCCCCATGTAACCAGTAGTTTAATCCATGTACCACTAGGGGCTCTACCACAGGTCTACTTGTGGCCCCCTCATATCAAAACAGCTGTTCCTGTGCACAGGGAACATCTGGCACTGAAGGTCCCTCACAGCTGTCTCACATCACCAGAGGACTTTGGTCCTTCCTAAATCTAGCCTCTCTTTACATCCCTCATTAGGTATTTTAGGATGTCTTTTGGAAGCCATCAAGGCAAGAGAGAACTCTAAATTCCTTCTTGTTCCAGCCCAGAGTTTTGGGAAAATTGGAGGAAGTAAGATAGGAAAGGCCCCAGTGACCTATGATTGGAATCTTTCTGCCCTTTTGGCTTGCAGACTGCCTTCCGTCCCAGAGCAGCTGAGAAATCCATGAAGCTGAGATTCTGAAGGACCCAGTGTAGGTTCTTCCACTTAGATCtcaattcccttccttttccagGGGCAGCCTTAGTTCCTGTGGCCCTGAAATACACAtacctttttcccttcctttcccagcaCCCACTAGCCCCTAACAGTACCCATTGCATTCTTACCAGTGGAAGAACTAGGATGGCTGCTCTCTTAAGTCTCTTAGAAATGGAGTTCTTTCTCTGCGCAGCTTTCCCCATGGAGCAGGAGTGAAGATGCTTCGTTGCCTTGGGGCTGGGAAACCATTTCTCCAGCTTCTTGCCTCCTCAACCCCCTTAGGAACAGGATTGGCCTTAGCTTCTGGGCCTATCTGCTGCCTTCCTTCTACTTCCTACCAGCTCGTCTGCTTTCCTTTGAGCTCTGTTGGGCTTGGGGATCTTAGTTTTTATTTCCcagctcttcatttttttcttcaaatcattttttttaagagggggtgtcccttttttttttttgcttttaagaaagcatttgccttttttcccctttcttcctctcccaacATAACAATCGTGGTAACAGAATGCGACTGCTGATTTACCGATGTATTTAATgtaagtaaaaaaggaaaaaaaaaaagaaaagtgtattggagtgttacttctttttttttttttctatttgtctgtctGATACAAGAAATTTGGAAGAAAGGACactcaataatgttttattgaaTCAGAAACATACTCTCCCCTGCATCTTGGTACCTCCTTAttccttttaatcttttcttGAATAGTGAGATAACCCAATTTGGAGAATAGCCCTTTATTGCTGTTTAATCACTCCTGTTCCCAGGCCACTAGAGCTCATCATGTCTGACCCTAGCTAATTTTTTTAGGCCCTCTGAACAGAATGTATATATAGGGAGGAGTCTGTGGCCTTGTGGAAAGACAATTGATGAGACTGGAGGGAGAGGTGGTATTTGTGAATCTTTCTAAGTATTATGCAAAAACTCATGTGCATATCTCTAGGGAGAGGGTCCATTGCATTATTAGTATCTCAGAGGAATCCATGAcctaaaaaaggttaaaaaacaaTACTGCATTAGCATTTTTGATCATGTGGCTTCCACCCCAACAGGAAAATTTCTCCTCGATCTGCTCTTATTTCCCACTGTACTTGAAGCCCTTTAGTCCCTCACAGTCTAAGTGGTGGGTGGGGGAGAATGATACCGAGAAAAAATTAGGTATGGTAGCaggagttgttttaaattccaaagAATCTGAAGGACAGGAAAGAGGACTGGTGCCAGACAGACTGGCATTCTAGTCTCTGCCAACTTACCAGCTGTGGCCTTGATCAAGTTACttagctgctctctgcctcagtttcttctgtaaAGTGAAGAAAAGTTACGATTTAAAAGTCAATTATGTAAAGTATGTGCATGCATACAAGAAGGTGACACTGTTATTAGTGAGAAGTCTTATCCGTGGCTTCAGACAGTCCCTAACTGAGTTCTGTGTATCTTTGGGCTGAGCCTGTTTTTTAAGACTGGTAAGACAGGTCGGGCAACAGGTCTCTCCAATGATTTAATTGTACAAATTGAGTTGGAAATCTATTTCCAGAAACTTTAGAGCCAAAATAACCTTTTCACTGTCAATTCCCCTTTCTGTATATCTCTTAGTACTCCCCTCAAGCCTCCTTGATTCCTGGTAAAAGCTCAAGTTCAGGTTAGGAGAGCAGAAAGGGAGGGGAAATGATCttccaaaattaaagatgatCTTCAGTTGTACTTTGAATAAGGTGTAGCTCAACTTTATGATCTCTAGAGGGCAGTGTGGATGCGTTTGCCACAGGTTTACAGCCAGCCAATGCCAAGTTTTCAGCCCCGAACCAAATGATAAAAGGGTTATAGCAAACGATTTCTATTGTGCCCTTTACTCTGAGATTATGAGCGATTATAATCCTCCTACTTTTGGGTGTTAAATGTCATTGCTCTTGTTAAATGacgattttttaaaagtgaatttaagcaaaataaaaaagatggcTGTTCGGTGTTGTTGTTTCCATAATTTGGGGAGAAATTCGACTAGTCCAAGGAATCTCTAAGTCTGAACTACTACTTAGGCTTCATTTCTGCTCTCATTCCTAAATATAAGGGAGTTGAGCGCTTGaccttgtttttttctaaaagataaacAGAGCTGTTTGTAGTTGCAACACAGATGTTTGTCAAAAACGGTAGAGGCGGAGCTCACCCCTGGGAGAGCGGGCTGGATCCTGAGGCTGCCGCCATTGTACGCACCTTGTGTCTCAGCTATAGGTGCGGGGCAAGGGCATCTCAAAGTTTCCCACCTCTCAGCCCAACCTTGAGTTCTTGTCACCTTCCACTTCCCGGTTCCGGACATCAGTGAGGGTCCCCTTCTTTATTCAGCGTGGGTGGAAACAAAAATTTAGCCTGTCCTAGCTCCCAGCCCTCGTGGCGCCCCGCCTGCCTCGGCCTTGAGGAGGCGGGGACAGCAGCTTGGAGGCGGCCCGCGGCCCTCCAATGGCTGGGGGACCAGTCGAGGGGCGAGAGTGGTCCTTTACTAT
Protein-coding regions in this window:
- the RAB5B gene encoding ras-related protein Rab-5B isoform X2, with protein sequence MGALRRGPGGLGAQSWTVEAWKSPPLPPPPFAALWHPPPSTLSHSDNLAMTSRSTARPNGQPQASKICQFKLVLLGESAVGKSSLVLRFVKGQFHEYQESTIGAAFLTQSVCLDDTTVKFEIWDTAGQERYHSLAPMYYRGAQAAIVVYDITNQETFARAKTWVKELQRQASPSIVIALAGNKADLANKRMVEYEEAQAYADDNSLLFMETSAKTAMNVNDLFLAIAKKLPKSEPQNPGGAAGRSRGVDLHEQSQQNKSQCCSN
- the RAB5B gene encoding ras-related protein Rab-5B isoform X1 — its product is MEPAGAGADAPGRGERPGPRAEAGLGLREGTVEAWKSPPLPPPPFAALWHPPPSTLSHSDNLAMTSRSTARPNGQPQASKICQFKLVLLGESAVGKSSLVLRFVKGQFHEYQESTIGAAFLTQSVCLDDTTVKFEIWDTAGQERYHSLAPMYYRGAQAAIVVYDITNQETFARAKTWVKELQRQASPSIVIALAGNKADLANKRMVEYEEAQAYADDNSLLFMETSAKTAMNVNDLFLAIAKKLPKSEPQNPGGAAGRSRGVDLHEQSQQNKSQCCSN
- the RAB5B gene encoding ras-related protein Rab-5B isoform X4 translates to MTSRSTARPNGQPQASKICQFKLVLLGESAVGKSSLVLRFVKGQFHEYQESTIGAAFLTQSVCLDDTTVKFEIWDTAGQERYHSLAPMYYRGAQAAIVVYDITNQETFARAKTWVKELQRQASPSIVIALAGNKADLANKRMVEYEEAQAYADDNSLLFMETSAKTAMNVNDLFLAIAKKLPKSEPQNPGGAAGRSRGVDLHEQSQQNKSQCCSN
- the RAB5B gene encoding ras-related protein Rab-5B isoform X3, with the translated sequence MRPGEESGLAREQRTVEAWKSPPLPPPPFAALWHPPPSTLSHSDNLAMTSRSTARPNGQPQASKICQFKLVLLGESAVGKSSLVLRFVKGQFHEYQESTIGAAFLTQSVCLDDTTVKFEIWDTAGQERYHSLAPMYYRGAQAAIVVYDITNQETFARAKTWVKELQRQASPSIVIALAGNKADLANKRMVEYEEAQAYADDNSLLFMETSAKTAMNVNDLFLAIAKKLPKSEPQNPGGAAGRSRGVDLHEQSQQNKSQCCSN